From a single Kryptolebias marmoratus isolate JLee-2015 linkage group LG6, ASM164957v2, whole genome shotgun sequence genomic region:
- the cers6 gene encoding ceramide synthase 6 isoform X2 — protein sequence MAGILAWFWNERFWLPHNVTWADLKNTDEATFPQAEDLYLACPLAFCIFMIRLVFERFIARPCAMGLKIQVNGPQKAQPNAILEKVFTAITKHPDEKRLEGLSKQLDWDVRTIQRWFRQRRNQEKPSTLARFCESMWRFTFYLYIFTYGVRFLKKTPWLWNTKECWYNYPYQPLTVDVHYYYILELSFYLSLLFSRFTDIRRKDFLIMFVHHVATISLIIFSYVNNMARVGTLVMCLHDAADVLIEAAKMANYAKCQILCNLLFAMFAILFISSRLGVYPVWILNTTLFESWEIVGPYPSWWVFNLLLLLLQLLHSFWSYLIVKTACRAISKGKVSKDDRSDIECSSDEDESPPPNQKHHSSATNGTNKNGTNGYLTGAPYLNEH from the exons ATGGCCGGGATTTTGGCGTGGTTCTGGAACGAGAGGTTCTGGCTCCCCCACAACGTAACCTgggctgatttaaaaaacacgGACGAGGCGACGTTCCCGCAAGCCGAGGATCTGTATCTGGCGTGTCCTTTAGCCTTCTGCATCTTCATGATACGGCTGGTTTTCGAAAG GTTTATTGCGAGACCATGTGCCATGGGTCTAAAAATCCAAGTCAACGGGCCCCAAAAGGCCCAGCCCAATGCTATCCTGGAGAAGGTTTTCACTGCTATAACCAAG CATCCAGACGAGAAGAGGCTGGAGGGCCTGTCCAAGCAGCTGGACTGGGACGTGCGCACCATCCAGCGTTGGTTCCGGCAGCGGCGCAACCAGGAGAAGCCGAGCACTCTCGCCAGATTCTGCGAAAGCAT gtggAGATTTACATTCTACCTGTACATATTTACCTATGGAGTACGTTTCCTTAAAAAA ACCCCATGGTTATGGAACACTAAAGAGTGCTGGTACAACTACCCTtaccag ccgCTGACTGTGGACGTCCATTATTACTATATACTGGAGCTGTCTTTCTACCTGTCGTTGCTCTTTTCCCGGTTCACAGACATCAGGAGGAAG GATTTTCTGATCATGTTCGTGCACCACGTGGCCACCATCTCTCTCATCATATTCTCCTACGTGAACAACATGGCACGAGTGGGAACTCTGGTCATGTGTCTACACGACGCAGCCGATGTGTTGATAGAG GCTGCCAAGATGGCCAACTACGCCAAGTGTCAGATACTGTGCAACCTCCTGTTTGCAATGTTTGCAATTCTCTTCATAAGTTCCAGGCTGGGAGTTTACCCCGTCTG GATTTTAAATACCACTTTGTTCGAGAGTTGGGAGATAGTCGGCCCCTACCCGTCCTGGTGGGTCTTCAACCTTCTTCtactcctgctgcagctgctgcactcGTTCTGGTCCTACCTCATAGTGAAGACGGCATGCAGAGCCATCTCCAAAGGAAAG GTGTCTAAAGACGACCGCAGCGACATCGAGTGCAGCTCGGATGAGGATGAAAGCCCCCCGCCCAATCAGAAGCACCACAGCAGCGCCACCAACGGAACCAACAAAAACGGGACCAACGGCTACCTGACGGGAGCGCCGTATCTCAACGAACACTGA
- the nostrin gene encoding nostrin isoform X2 gives MRDFGRRTVKVPGSKSINSRSRRMKDPSSTCSYNQLYQNLKQYSKNGDYFFKELITVFQQRAELELSYSKGLQKLAGKLIRACQGMSRNSTYRAWCHVSDEMYSRADAHRTLGNAFNQEAILEIRQVLDEHSRRKRPLDSAVERNGKLFTANWNEQLKLKKKLSGLTREHEALFNYVENNKHLSTEKEKQKMLNRLTKSAEQQARTDEEYFNINMEGHQMRLKWENTLKNCYQIIQELEKQRLEVLCNILRRNNLHISSFGQALKHGQKQIEQAVQRVDMEGDIKTLVDENSAAANDNTVEFLMTDYFEEDSKSLMSKDRRRDAIKLKLKRLEDSIAKTKKDREGIEKLLKTYSENPSFSNQKNLEDTEELHDECTLKLALFEATQHKLSLSLSECEGKTKSFQQVSGSILKWKDKDCEHSVVQLTRPVKLRRTPFRSRQSLRASIIYKGPVQIQTQPSVEPKPTATDPIPTEEKVESGGDKNEAPSDANDKGQDKTEGLDSVGKCKALYSFTPEHEDELALEEGNLLDICTKGENGWWFGMLNGRKGHFPSAYVEELPVLSQIKSSDA, from the exons ATGAGAGACTTTGGGAGGAGAACGGTCAAAGTTCCAGGTTCAAAGTCCATAAACAGCCGAAGCCGTAGGATGAAGGACCCAAGCAGCACCTGCTCT TACAACCAACTttatcaaaatttaaaacaatattccAAAAATGGGGACTACTTCTTCAAAGAACTCATTACAGTTTTTCAGCAAAG AGCTGAGCTGGAACTCTCGTACTCCAAAGGCCTGCAAAAATTGGCGGGCAAATTGATCAGAGCCTGTCAAGGAATGTCGAGAAA TTCCACCTACAGGGCCTGGTGTCATGTGTCAGACGAGATGTACTCCAGAGCAGATGCCCACAG AACATTAGGAAATGCGTTTAACCAAGAGGCCATCTTAGAAATACGACAAGTTTTAGACGAGcacagcaggaggaagaggccA CTTGACAGTGCCGTCGAAAGAAACGGAAAGCTTTTCACTGCCAACTGGAATGAGCAGCTTAAG CTAAAAAAGAAGTTGTCTGGGCTAACAAGAGAACACGAGGCCCTATTCAACTACGTTGAGAACAACAAGCACCTCAGCactgaaaaggaaaagcaaaag ATGTTAAACAGGTTGACCAAGTCAGCGGAGCAGCAGGCGCGGACGGATGAGGAGTACTTCAACATCAACATGGAGGGTCATCAGATGAGACTCAAGTGGGAAAACACGCTGAAGAACTGCTATCAG ATCATACAAGAGCTGGAGAAACAGCGACTTGAAGTCCTGTGCAATATTTTGAGGAGAAATAACCTCCACATTTCCAGCTTTGGCCAAGCCCTTAAACAT GGCCAAAAACAGATAGAGCAGGCGGTCCAGAGGGTGGATATGGAGGGGGACATAAAAACCCTGGTGGACGAAAACAGTGCTGCAGCTAATGATAACACCGTGGAGTTTCTGATGACTGATTATTTC GAAGAAGACAGCAAATCACTGATGAGCAAAGACAGACGGAGAGACGCAATCAAGCTCAAACTCAAGCGTCTTGAGGACAGCATcgcaaaaaccaaaaaagacCGTGAAG GAAtagaaaaactgctgaaaaccTACTCTGAAAATCCATCTTTTTCAAACCAGAAGAACCTGGAGGACACTGAAGAGCTGCACGACGAG TGCACTCTAAAGCTGGCTCTTTTTGAGGCCACTCAGCACAAACTCTCCTTGTCGCTTTCTGAATGTGAAGGGAAGACCAAGTCATTTCAACAAGTCAGTGGCAGCATTTTGAAATGGAAAGACAAG GACTGCGAGCACAGCGTCGTTCAGCTGACTCGCCCGGTCAAACTGAGGAGGACGCCGTTCAGATCCCGGCAGTCACTGAGAGCTTCCATCATCTACAAAGGACCGGTTCAGATTCAAACACAGCCATCTGTGGAGCCAAAACCAACAGCCACTGACCCGATCCCGACCGAGGAAAAGGTGGAGAGCGGCGGCGACAAGAACGAAGCTCCGTCTGACGCCAACGACAAGGGACAAG ATAAAACAGAGGGGCTGGACAGTGTAGGAAAATGCAAGGCTCTGTACAGTTTCACACCTGAGCACGAAGACGAACTGGCTTTGGAAGAAG GCAATCTTCTGGACATTTGTACCAAGGGAGAGAACGGCTGGTGGTTTGGCATGCTGAATGGGCGGAAAGGTCATTTCCCATCAGCCTACGTTGAGGAGCTACCAGTGCTAAGCCAAATCAAATCATCTGATGCCTGA
- the cers6 gene encoding ceramide synthase 6 isoform X1, producing the protein MAGILAWFWNERFWLPHNVTWADLKNTDEATFPQAEDLYLACPLAFCIFMIRLVFERFIARPCAMGLKIQVNGPQKAQPNAILEKVFTAITKHPDEKRLEGLSKQLDWDVRTIQRWFRQRRNQEKPSTLARFCESMWRFTFYLYIFTYGVRFLKKTPWLWNTKECWYNYPYQPLTVDVHYYYILELSFYLSLLFSRFTDIRRKDFLIMFVHHVATISLIIFSYVNNMARVGTLVMCLHDAADVLIEAAKMANYAKCQILCNLLFAMFAILFISSRLGVYPVWILNTTLFESWEIVGPYPSWWVFNLLLLLLQLLHSFWSYLIVKTACRAISKGKVGKWNPLHVSKDDRSDIECSSDEDESPPPNQKHHSSATNGTNKNGTNGYLTGAPYLNEH; encoded by the exons ATGGCCGGGATTTTGGCGTGGTTCTGGAACGAGAGGTTCTGGCTCCCCCACAACGTAACCTgggctgatttaaaaaacacgGACGAGGCGACGTTCCCGCAAGCCGAGGATCTGTATCTGGCGTGTCCTTTAGCCTTCTGCATCTTCATGATACGGCTGGTTTTCGAAAG GTTTATTGCGAGACCATGTGCCATGGGTCTAAAAATCCAAGTCAACGGGCCCCAAAAGGCCCAGCCCAATGCTATCCTGGAGAAGGTTTTCACTGCTATAACCAAG CATCCAGACGAGAAGAGGCTGGAGGGCCTGTCCAAGCAGCTGGACTGGGACGTGCGCACCATCCAGCGTTGGTTCCGGCAGCGGCGCAACCAGGAGAAGCCGAGCACTCTCGCCAGATTCTGCGAAAGCAT gtggAGATTTACATTCTACCTGTACATATTTACCTATGGAGTACGTTTCCTTAAAAAA ACCCCATGGTTATGGAACACTAAAGAGTGCTGGTACAACTACCCTtaccag ccgCTGACTGTGGACGTCCATTATTACTATATACTGGAGCTGTCTTTCTACCTGTCGTTGCTCTTTTCCCGGTTCACAGACATCAGGAGGAAG GATTTTCTGATCATGTTCGTGCACCACGTGGCCACCATCTCTCTCATCATATTCTCCTACGTGAACAACATGGCACGAGTGGGAACTCTGGTCATGTGTCTACACGACGCAGCCGATGTGTTGATAGAG GCTGCCAAGATGGCCAACTACGCCAAGTGTCAGATACTGTGCAACCTCCTGTTTGCAATGTTTGCAATTCTCTTCATAAGTTCCAGGCTGGGAGTTTACCCCGTCTG GATTTTAAATACCACTTTGTTCGAGAGTTGGGAGATAGTCGGCCCCTACCCGTCCTGGTGGGTCTTCAACCTTCTTCtactcctgctgcagctgctgcactcGTTCTGGTCCTACCTCATAGTGAAGACGGCATGCAGAGCCATCTCCAAAGGAAAG GTGGGGAAATGGAATCCTCTACAT GTGTCTAAAGACGACCGCAGCGACATCGAGTGCAGCTCGGATGAGGATGAAAGCCCCCCGCCCAATCAGAAGCACCACAGCAGCGCCACCAACGGAACCAACAAAAACGGGACCAACGGCTACCTGACGGGAGCGCCGTATCTCAACGAACACTGA
- the nostrin gene encoding nostrin isoform X1 produces MRDFGRRTVKVPGSKSINSRSRRMKDPSSTCSYNQLYQNLKQYSKNGDYFFKELITVFQQRAELELSYSKGLQKLAGKLIRACQGMSRNSTYRAWCHVSDEMYSRADAHRTLGNAFNQEAILEIRQVLDEHSRRKRPLDSAVERNGKLFTANWNEQLKLKKKLSGLTREHEALFNYVENNKHLSTEKEKQKMLNRLTKSAEQQARTDEEYFNINMEGHQMRLKWENTLKNCYQIIQELEKQRLEVLCNILRRNNLHISSFGQALKHGQKQIEQAVQRVDMEGDIKTLVDENSAAANDNTVEFLMTDYFEEDSKSLMSKDRRRDAIKLKLKRLEDSIAKTKKDREGIEKLLKTYSENPSFSNQKNLEDTEELHDECTLKLALFEATQHKLSLSLSECEGKTKSFQQVSGSILKWKDKTKPLFPSKDCEHSVVQLTRPVKLRRTPFRSRQSLRASIIYKGPVQIQTQPSVEPKPTATDPIPTEEKVESGGDKNEAPSDANDKGQDKTEGLDSVGKCKALYSFTPEHEDELALEEGNLLDICTKGENGWWFGMLNGRKGHFPSAYVEELPVLSQIKSSDA; encoded by the exons ATGAGAGACTTTGGGAGGAGAACGGTCAAAGTTCCAGGTTCAAAGTCCATAAACAGCCGAAGCCGTAGGATGAAGGACCCAAGCAGCACCTGCTCT TACAACCAACTttatcaaaatttaaaacaatattccAAAAATGGGGACTACTTCTTCAAAGAACTCATTACAGTTTTTCAGCAAAG AGCTGAGCTGGAACTCTCGTACTCCAAAGGCCTGCAAAAATTGGCGGGCAAATTGATCAGAGCCTGTCAAGGAATGTCGAGAAA TTCCACCTACAGGGCCTGGTGTCATGTGTCAGACGAGATGTACTCCAGAGCAGATGCCCACAG AACATTAGGAAATGCGTTTAACCAAGAGGCCATCTTAGAAATACGACAAGTTTTAGACGAGcacagcaggaggaagaggccA CTTGACAGTGCCGTCGAAAGAAACGGAAAGCTTTTCACTGCCAACTGGAATGAGCAGCTTAAG CTAAAAAAGAAGTTGTCTGGGCTAACAAGAGAACACGAGGCCCTATTCAACTACGTTGAGAACAACAAGCACCTCAGCactgaaaaggaaaagcaaaag ATGTTAAACAGGTTGACCAAGTCAGCGGAGCAGCAGGCGCGGACGGATGAGGAGTACTTCAACATCAACATGGAGGGTCATCAGATGAGACTCAAGTGGGAAAACACGCTGAAGAACTGCTATCAG ATCATACAAGAGCTGGAGAAACAGCGACTTGAAGTCCTGTGCAATATTTTGAGGAGAAATAACCTCCACATTTCCAGCTTTGGCCAAGCCCTTAAACAT GGCCAAAAACAGATAGAGCAGGCGGTCCAGAGGGTGGATATGGAGGGGGACATAAAAACCCTGGTGGACGAAAACAGTGCTGCAGCTAATGATAACACCGTGGAGTTTCTGATGACTGATTATTTC GAAGAAGACAGCAAATCACTGATGAGCAAAGACAGACGGAGAGACGCAATCAAGCTCAAACTCAAGCGTCTTGAGGACAGCATcgcaaaaaccaaaaaagacCGTGAAG GAAtagaaaaactgctgaaaaccTACTCTGAAAATCCATCTTTTTCAAACCAGAAGAACCTGGAGGACACTGAAGAGCTGCACGACGAG TGCACTCTAAAGCTGGCTCTTTTTGAGGCCACTCAGCACAAACTCTCCTTGTCGCTTTCTGAATGTGAAGGGAAGACCAAGTCATTTCAACAAGTCAGTGGCAGCATTTTGAAATGGAAAGACAAG ACCAAACCACTTTTTCCCTCTAAGGACTGCGAGCACAGCGTCGTTCAGCTGACTCGCCCGGTCAAACTGAGGAGGACGCCGTTCAGATCCCGGCAGTCACTGAGAGCTTCCATCATCTACAAAGGACCGGTTCAGATTCAAACACAGCCATCTGTGGAGCCAAAACCAACAGCCACTGACCCGATCCCGACCGAGGAAAAGGTGGAGAGCGGCGGCGACAAGAACGAAGCTCCGTCTGACGCCAACGACAAGGGACAAG ATAAAACAGAGGGGCTGGACAGTGTAGGAAAATGCAAGGCTCTGTACAGTTTCACACCTGAGCACGAAGACGAACTGGCTTTGGAAGAAG GCAATCTTCTGGACATTTGTACCAAGGGAGAGAACGGCTGGTGGTTTGGCATGCTGAATGGGCGGAAAGGTCATTTCCCATCAGCCTACGTTGAGGAGCTACCAGTGCTAAGCCAAATCAAATCATCTGATGCCTGA